A genomic region of Coriobacteriaceae bacterium contains the following coding sequences:
- a CDS encoding InlB B-repeat-containing protein, translated as MFADFLNMLFGFYGDSTSAFNANIFKPIIFQPQEVKETLSFTVTYNPNGATSGSAQTATYSDRGVFATMNGTATGTKPEAGFSKTGYTFKGWATSAGGSKVIDSAGAIATAYPTINNGDTLQLYAVWEINQYDVTINYNKNTTGNPTGMPSSSTKKVNYNATFSGTAGAAPSLAGYRFDGWAESASGPVVYAAGGSISIPNVTANVTKTLYAKWTQLFTVSYNGNGSTSGSAPASATVASGGSHTVAANPFSKTGSVFTGWNTAANGSGTAYAAGATISNITSNITLYAQWAANPAISFNANKPTGAVTNVTGTPSNTTVTYNTPYTLPSTTPSVMGYTFAGWNTAANGSGTAYAAGATTSNITTATTFYAQWTERTGFSAVFYDQASGASDGTAYNTQGSLKWTANVTLPTAPTKTGYTFGGWFFQKDSNGSGTGTQMSNAMTFNNLWNAAKGAGQANESTTTIKLYAKWTEKDRVTFTLNPNGGSYGSAGTGVTTTANILNGGSYTIPSVTNPTRVGYNFLGWTETKDSTTATRYQAGATFNNLTASKTLYALWQAAQVTFTFQPGAADATIKSGVSPNPYTMTANYGSNLNVPAGSTIYQRTGFNFDKWSYTNASNAAATVASGNTPVANFKISWSGSSADGTLKGTATLTGTWAAFTYTISWNANGGSPNTSTPNAQPETALTLPSNPTRAGYTFKKWNTAANGSGTDVAGGAKVKDVFNLSGVNSGATLTIYAQWEENKVQLSFYSDASSTLQFGGNALADGSVLYVGAATGDIYASASATTPTGQNISAGIRPVIDSNHEYSVASGSKWTLGSYSGTAVAAANVGAGGVLTVPKTSGLYTNNSYYLTVSPKGIAFTVEYYFQSTTNDTTYTIDARATTNDTAPFGWTVEAGTTAGTAGNAITIVRKSFTGFTYDDAKTGTAKKITISGTPGDNVIKLYFKRNVNNVQVSYSGDVPAGAVYTPATQSVKYGATVNLTAPSAVTGYTFTGWTVVSGGVTISGNSFTMPNNAVVIQGVWSKNKFNVTFKNSNASYGTLGTPTTQSIDFGDSLSGVPTTTAKTGYYFIGWEVYENCTTAGNESTGTNMGIVSTAGLLGTEGASSTPWTCNGNAVMIARWGRTLTIIYQAPSTGGFTEVNGAMSSGVVTTPGTRYVGLQSGWDLPEYGGALDPAGDRNAGNPKAKPGYKFTGWKFTGDDGTTGYVEGYYNSGVFVRTGGDNMPATVTMTYEFEAVYTETTQQLHFDNHVANISGLTGTGATDVTAKTGEVVPLPQDATYKMTTNPSAYELLGWTTDATYVSGTSTLYTSTFTMTAGTKSSIYNMAGVDYGYGVTLYPVFREKLVTITYTTTTGSASMGTLSKNNEGSNFGMASGTPAGSTPTAGTGHKFIGWFTDAAGTTPVPAGWVDASNKLTPQATGGVFANATYYAKFEAEKYDVTFKIGDHGTWTDGSTADKTGLKVTYNTAVGSANVPGTKANTGYGFVQWVDADGKTYSNAALASLLITKPMTFTAKWEERTGNTINYVVNGGTPQPASQQVSYTAVINNVMSNDAKNVAKQGYNFAGWYMDAGLTKALTNTMSYAEAVAAAGITAKDDGTFELTLYAKWDEKSYTIHYNARYPEGTSPAIADKTVTWTQANLLASGFETLTVPGYDFIKWSSTTAASGMTVNNSTVFSALYQSLFGTTDNTKTEITLYGIWDQKSFTVRFVDDKGADLRAPMSGLTWNDQIDYFDYIITDGSAFLNGWKYTPAGGTEQTWLKTSGKLNVSAFDGTPTPADGATFILTADLIKNALFEIEFNTVDFVANTPGTLDPNGIHKVGSVTGYMTPGTMADITNLNTHDYIAEFERPDGTNRNDLLKGYVYQIVNWPAGSGRSDTKTTSIAADVVSGAKVTFVVYWVEKQFTVKYDLGTDSTGAPAPSSVVKPADKNVGWNSTNLTPTGADVPVWDGHYPPVWQYKNASGNWIDVPSGAKFSAIALNNDTVTSITLRAKWEANEVTITYTTQTGGTAKSSDNVINVPNHGSASEKVNAVSGTPHAVTATANAGYKFIGWYKDGVLVTSGATLTVTKPAGSDIFTTGTYEARFTPLGQIDYTIEYWLEQLDGTYAEDLALAPRGNGSGEEGSTVVVTNAMKKSIKGFTYTPGVTGSIETIDPLTGGQKLKLYYVRNAYNVNVSSAAPGADAPETLPVPNYPTTGITAATTEQKYGAPLVMPTMPATDGWTFSWSVSYTETGATTPVTMTLANAANFTMPDGPVTIVGVWSRNGHNVAFRSDSTPGMGGTVTVKAPATMPFTVAHGKTLTDASSTGNSSNITVTPDYDFVFAGWSYVGADGVTYTTQNPDSVIINCDTTFTAIWAQTFFVSYGPGSGPNNHGGAGFTSTIVVDDEVSGNPNVNTFPLMIGGNDRTQDAPAAAGYRFVGWTWNINGTKYYWIAPSGAGYDTTGLGTAGTMDFEVRSNVEFIAIWEAMEQDLIFSIDSLEGTGTWTPTGTAAGTTGNYIVMPKPRTDQTVTLLTSADITLPNYSLEGWKIWTDTNNDGVISAGELSATAYTGTFKMPAHGVIFVPVWSFDGLKINYAIANPDGSTYVRGTLSNFVDPINNASMTVAPGTVATAKPGYKFVGWYLDADCTIPLGVDEVRDWVSNITQGTSVISSTLKPHRPDAGWAPVTFYAKFAPAATEYTITYMGQNIDGKGYSKLDSIKFSDIESEGTADVMDSSNPAASHLLDTTSGRYFGYKFVTGITGELLRAFVKANGTTELIVYYDRIPYDITYDLGTNGSATGTWTGNAGPSQAFGTVTVNVPGATLAGMSLSGWTVTWNDPTDGSEKTATLGADGAHFTMPFAPVKVTANWAKNMEFSILVYKLIYDENGKLVVTTETIPTGWNNKYTTIEGSTVTIKPGASTLTITGAGTQTSSLPGTLPMPSCPGWAYVAGLCDPFGVYSTAGLGADGEPVVLKIYYAPKTGYVVNYVVEVDGKQTGVGKRDGVYWYTNDLAMEGSPAGITGYELEGYGWQYKDAAGNLHDITAAMTYGNIVKGIHGVERDSIMSITLYAKLKARNYTVIWGDDTNGADASYVEITKKNNFGWTSNVPLDDPATLAKYNKPGYKWMGWEVRPAGGATPTKYAPGATVDLKTLAALLGISDRDDASSANAIVLYAVWVKWAPVTIEFYTNDGGVENKLPDTVHFSEADQVVYEGARYTVSEAIVKAHRPMGYTIPGTMPSLIAKAEGNILKVVYQAISDFKLNLATNYGEEGTLAQIITGLTWNEQPDAKATAEPTRVGYRLLDKPARWNTKADGSGHSFDADATYAQIAAWIFGEGIDDMTVLEQGLTLYAQWVLANDFEVIYDLNNDPEKNGNVLTVVPDNRTPIDVENLNMHGVGWTEGGFDKSNDDELDAAPNGYEFAGWNTKADGTGLQIDNTMTYKQISDYLDPKHEQKTITLYAQWKELEIEITYTVSNEEHGSIDRFVDKVSAVTLQPVGEGSSAGTQLHSVATAKPGYHFVEWVLVTPEMQAQMMAMANNTYANVLKMLRDDKSELSIDKHANDGRLYAATYMARFERNADASVIYDANGGYGSIDPFSTAHGLSFALDGGSNFGMNHHTLKGWNTKADGTGTHYELGQSGLVMPEEGMKLYAEWGINSYGVNVLPPKDGGSVNVSGTDVVWGEKIPQSFIDGLNPWADWGHSFSGWEYTMTNADTGEVTTGFVNDLSELTVLGQLEIRPVFEGSYVVDGPPRTGDELTMLTLEAVCGIAALMMLLLVIARRRREEEDEK; from the coding sequence GTGTTTGCTGATTTCTTGAATATGCTCTTTGGGTTCTATGGTGATTCTACGAGCGCGTTTAACGCAAATATTTTCAAGCCAATCATCTTCCAGCCGCAAGAGGTCAAGGAAACTCTTTCCTTTACGGTGACCTATAACCCCAATGGTGCTACTTCTGGTTCTGCTCAGACTGCCACCTACTCCGATCGTGGCGTTTTCGCAACCATGAACGGTACTGCGACGGGAACGAAACCTGAAGCTGGTTTTTCAAAGACTGGCTACACCTTTAAGGGTTGGGCTACGTCTGCAGGTGGCAGTAAGGTTATCGATTCCGCCGGCGCGATCGCTACGGCGTATCCCACGATAAACAATGGTGACACACTGCAGCTCTATGCCGTGTGGGAAATCAACCAGTACGATGTCACCATAAACTACAATAAGAATACGACTGGCAATCCTACGGGCATGCCGTCTTCCTCCACCAAGAAAGTCAACTATAACGCCACCTTCAGCGGCACTGCCGGTGCTGCGCCGTCGCTCGCCGGCTATCGCTTCGATGGCTGGGCCGAAAGCGCAAGTGGCCCCGTCGTCTACGCTGCCGGCGGCTCCATCAGCATTCCGAACGTGACGGCCAATGTGACCAAGACCCTCTACGCCAAGTGGACGCAGCTGTTCACCGTCTCGTACAACGGCAATGGCTCGACCAGCGGCTCGGCTCCGGCCTCCGCAACCGTCGCCTCGGGCGGCAGCCATACCGTCGCGGCCAATCCGTTTAGCAAGACCGGCTCCGTCTTCACGGGCTGGAACACGGCTGCCAATGGCTCCGGTACCGCTTATGCCGCCGGCGCCACCATCAGCAACATCACCTCGAACATCACGCTGTATGCGCAGTGGGCCGCAAACCCCGCCATCAGCTTTAACGCGAATAAACCCACGGGCGCTGTAACTAACGTCACTGGCACGCCCTCTAATACTACCGTTACCTATAACACGCCCTATACGCTGCCCAGCACCACTCCGAGCGTCATGGGCTACACCTTTGCGGGCTGGAATACGGCCGCCAATGGCTCTGGTACCGCCTATGCTGCCGGCGCCACGACGAGCAACATCACCACCGCCACCACCTTCTACGCGCAGTGGACCGAGCGTACGGGCTTCAGCGCCGTGTTCTACGACCAGGCTTCCGGTGCCAGCGACGGCACGGCCTACAACACGCAGGGCAGCCTCAAGTGGACCGCCAACGTGACGCTCCCGACTGCCCCCACCAAGACCGGCTACACCTTTGGCGGCTGGTTCTTCCAGAAAGACTCCAACGGCAGCGGCACCGGTACGCAGATGTCCAATGCCATGACCTTTAACAATTTGTGGAACGCCGCCAAGGGCGCGGGCCAGGCAAACGAGTCCACCACCACCATCAAGCTCTACGCCAAGTGGACCGAGAAGGACCGCGTCACCTTTACCCTGAACCCCAACGGCGGCTCCTATGGCAGCGCCGGCACTGGTGTGACCACCACGGCCAACATTCTCAATGGTGGCTCCTACACCATCCCGTCCGTGACCAACCCCACGCGCGTGGGTTACAACTTCCTCGGCTGGACCGAGACGAAGGACTCCACCACGGCAACCAGGTATCAGGCTGGTGCCACCTTCAACAACCTGACCGCATCCAAGACGCTCTACGCCCTGTGGCAGGCTGCCCAGGTGACCTTCACCTTCCAGCCGGGCGCGGCGGATGCCACCATCAAGTCTGGCGTGTCGCCCAACCCCTACACGATGACCGCCAACTACGGCAGCAACCTCAACGTGCCAGCTGGCAGCACCATCTACCAGCGCACGGGCTTCAACTTTGACAAGTGGTCCTACACCAACGCGAGCAACGCGGCGGCCACCGTCGCGAGTGGCAATACGCCCGTGGCAAACTTCAAGATCTCCTGGTCCGGTAGCTCTGCCGACGGCACCCTCAAGGGTACCGCCACGCTGACCGGCACCTGGGCTGCCTTCACCTACACCATCAGCTGGAACGCCAACGGTGGCTCGCCCAACACGAGCACGCCCAACGCCCAGCCCGAGACGGCGCTGACGCTTCCGAGCAATCCGACGCGTGCCGGTTACACCTTCAAGAAGTGGAACACGGCCGCCAACGGTAGTGGCACTGACGTTGCCGGCGGCGCCAAGGTCAAGGACGTCTTCAACCTTTCCGGCGTTAACAGCGGTGCCACGCTCACCATCTACGCACAGTGGGAGGAGAACAAGGTACAGCTGAGCTTCTACAGCGATGCCAGCTCCACCCTGCAGTTTGGCGGCAACGCCCTGGCCGATGGCAGCGTCCTGTACGTGGGTGCCGCCACGGGCGACATCTATGCCAGCGCCAGTGCAACGACGCCGACCGGCCAGAACATCTCGGCTGGCATCCGTCCCGTCATCGACAGCAATCATGAGTATTCCGTTGCCAGCGGCTCCAAGTGGACCCTGGGCAGCTACAGCGGCACGGCCGTCGCGGCTGCCAACGTGGGTGCTGGCGGCGTGCTGACCGTTCCCAAGACGAGCGGTCTCTACACTAATAACAGCTACTATCTGACCGTGTCACCCAAGGGCATCGCCTTCACCGTCGAGTACTACTTCCAGAGCACGACGAACGACACCACCTATACCATTGACGCACGTGCCACCACGAATGACACTGCACCCTTTGGCTGGACCGTCGAGGCAGGCACCACCGCCGGCACCGCGGGCAATGCCATCACCATCGTGCGCAAGTCCTTCACGGGCTTCACCTATGACGATGCCAAGACCGGCACCGCCAAGAAGATCACCATCAGCGGCACGCCCGGTGACAACGTGATCAAGCTGTACTTCAAGCGCAACGTCAACAACGTGCAGGTGAGCTATTCCGGTGACGTTCCGGCTGGCGCCGTCTACACGCCCGCCACCCAGAGCGTCAAGTACGGTGCCACCGTCAACCTGACGGCACCCTCTGCCGTGACCGGTTACACCTTTACCGGCTGGACGGTTGTCTCCGGTGGTGTCACCATCTCCGGCAACTCCTTCACCATGCCCAATAACGCCGTCGTCATCCAAGGCGTCTGGTCCAAGAACAAGTTCAACGTCACCTTCAAGAACTCCAACGCCAGCTACGGTACCCTGGGCACCCCGACGACCCAGAGCATCGACTTCGGTGACAGTCTGTCGGGCGTCCCGACGACCACCGCCAAGACGGGCTACTACTTCATTGGCTGGGAGGTCTACGAGAACTGCACGACAGCTGGCAACGAGTCTACTGGCACCAACATGGGCATCGTCTCCACCGCCGGCCTTCTGGGCACCGAAGGTGCGTCTTCGACGCCATGGACCTGCAACGGCAATGCCGTCATGATTGCCCGCTGGGGCCGCACGCTCACCATCATCTACCAGGCACCGAGCACTGGTGGCTTTACCGAAGTCAATGGCGCCATGTCGAGCGGTGTCGTGACCACGCCTGGCACGCGTTACGTTGGCCTGCAAAGTGGCTGGGATCTGCCGGAATATGGCGGTGCCCTTGACCCGGCTGGCGACCGCAATGCCGGCAACCCGAAGGCAAAGCCCGGTTATAAGTTCACGGGTTGGAAGTTTACGGGCGACGATGGCACGACGGGCTACGTCGAGGGCTACTACAACTCCGGTGTCTTCGTGCGCACGGGCGGCGACAACATGCCCGCCACCGTGACCATGACCTACGAGTTCGAGGCCGTCTACACCGAGACCACCCAGCAGCTGCACTTCGATAACCATGTGGCTAATATCTCCGGCCTCACGGGCACCGGTGCCACGGACGTGACTGCCAAGACGGGCGAGGTTGTGCCGCTGCCGCAGGATGCCACTTACAAGATGACCACCAATCCGAGCGCCTACGAGCTGCTCGGCTGGACCACCGATGCAACCTACGTAAGTGGTACGAGCACGCTCTACACCTCGACCTTCACCATGACGGCGGGTACCAAGAGCAGCATCTACAACATGGCTGGCGTTGATTACGGCTATGGCGTGACGCTGTATCCGGTCTTCCGCGAGAAGCTCGTCACCATTACCTACACCACGACCACGGGTTCTGCCTCCATGGGCACGCTCTCCAAGAACAACGAGGGCTCCAACTTTGGCATGGCCTCCGGCACGCCCGCGGGCTCCACTCCTACGGCTGGTACCGGTCATAAGTTCATCGGCTGGTTCACCGATGCTGCCGGTACTACTCCCGTGCCTGCCGGTTGGGTCGATGCCAGCAACAAGCTCACCCCGCAGGCCACTGGTGGCGTGTTTGCCAATGCCACCTACTATGCCAAGTTCGAGGCCGAGAAATACGACGTCACCTTCAAGATCGGTGACCATGGCACCTGGACCGATGGCAGCACTGCCGACAAGACCGGTCTCAAGGTCACCTACAACACCGCCGTCGGCTCTGCCAACGTGCCCGGAACCAAGGCAAACACCGGCTACGGCTTCGTGCAGTGGGTCGACGCCGACGGCAAGACCTACTCCAACGCCGCTCTTGCCAGCCTGCTCATCACCAAGCCGATGACCTTCACGGCCAAGTGGGAAGAGCGCACGGGCAACACCATCAACTACGTGGTCAACGGCGGTACGCCGCAGCCCGCGAGCCAGCAGGTGTCCTACACCGCCGTCATCAACAACGTCATGAGCAACGACGCCAAGAACGTTGCCAAGCAGGGCTACAACTTTGCCGGCTGGTACATGGATGCCGGCCTCACCAAGGCCCTCACTAATACTATGAGCTACGCCGAAGCCGTGGCCGCCGCGGGTATCACCGCCAAGGACGATGGTACCTTCGAGCTCACGCTGTACGCCAAGTGGGATGAGAAGTCCTACACCATCCACTACAACGCGCGTTACCCCGAGGGCACCAGCCCCGCCATCGCAGACAAGACCGTGACCTGGACCCAGGCCAACCTCCTCGCCTCTGGCTTCGAGACCCTGACCGTCCCCGGTTACGACTTCATCAAGTGGAGCTCCACGACGGCTGCCTCCGGCATGACCGTCAACAACTCCACCGTGTTCTCGGCCCTCTACCAGAGCCTCTTCGGCACGACCGACAACACCAAGACCGAGATCACCCTCTACGGCATCTGGGATCAGAAGAGCTTCACCGTCCGCTTCGTCGACGACAAGGGCGCTGACCTGCGCGCGCCGATGAGCGGCCTGACCTGGAATGACCAGATCGATTACTTCGACTACATCATCACCGACGGCTCCGCCTTCCTCAATGGCTGGAAGTACACGCCGGCCGGTGGCACCGAGCAGACCTGGCTCAAGACGAGCGGCAAGCTCAACGTCTCCGCCTTTGACGGCACGCCGACGCCTGCCGACGGTGCGACCTTCATCCTGACGGCCGACCTCATCAAGAACGCCCTGTTCGAGATCGAGTTCAACACCGTCGACTTCGTGGCCAACACGCCTGGTACCCTTGATCCCAATGGCATCCACAAGGTTGGCTCCGTCACGGGTTACATGACGCCGGGCACCATGGCCGACATCACCAACCTCAACACGCATGACTACATCGCCGAGTTCGAGCGTCCTGACGGTACCAACCGTAACGATCTGCTCAAGGGTTACGTGTACCAGATCGTCAACTGGCCCGCGGGCTCCGGCCGCTCCGACACCAAGACCACCTCGATTGCCGCTGACGTCGTCTCCGGCGCCAAGGTCACCTTCGTGGTCTACTGGGTCGAGAAGCAGTTCACCGTCAAGTACGACCTGGGCACGGACTCCACGGGTGCGCCCGCTCCGTCCAGCGTCGTCAAGCCCGCCGACAAGAACGTTGGCTGGAACTCCACCAACCTGACGCCGACGGGTGCCGACGTCCCCGTGTGGGATGGCCACTATCCGCCCGTGTGGCAGTACAAGAACGCCTCGGGCAACTGGATTGACGTGCCCAGCGGCGCCAAGTTCTCCGCCATCGCGCTCAACAACGACACCGTCACCAGCATCACGCTGCGTGCCAAGTGGGAGGCCAACGAGGTCACCATCACCTACACCACGCAGACCGGTGGTACGGCCAAGAGCTCCGACAACGTCATCAACGTGCCCAATCACGGCTCGGCTTCCGAGAAGGTCAACGCCGTGTCCGGTACGCCCCATGCCGTGACGGCTACCGCCAACGCCGGCTACAAGTTCATCGGCTGGTACAAGGACGGCGTGCTCGTCACCTCCGGTGCGACGCTGACCGTCACCAAGCCTGCCGGCAGTGACATCTTCACCACCGGCACCTACGAGGCTCGCTTCACCCCGCTGGGTCAGATCGACTACACCATCGAGTACTGGCTCGAGCAGCTCGACGGCACCTACGCCGAGGACCTTGCCCTCGCTCCGCGCGGCAACGGCTCCGGCGAGGAGGGTTCGACCGTCGTCGTCACCAACGCCATGAAGAAGAGCATCAAGGGCTTCACCTATACTCCTGGTGTCACCGGCTCCATCGAGACAATCGATCCGCTGACCGGTGGCCAGAAGCTCAAGCTCTACTACGTGCGCAACGCCTACAACGTGAACGTTTCCTCGGCAGCTCCGGGTGCTGACGCTCCCGAGACCCTGCCGGTCCCGAACTATCCCACCACGGGCATCACCGCCGCGACGACCGAGCAGAAGTACGGCGCGCCGCTCGTCATGCCCACCATGCCCGCGACCGACGGCTGGACCTTCAGCTGGTCCGTGAGCTACACCGAGACGGGCGCCACCACGCCGGTCACCATGACGCTGGCCAACGCCGCCAACTTCACGATGCCCGATGGTCCCGTCACCATCGTGGGTGTCTGGTCGCGCAACGGCCACAACGTCGCCTTCCGCTCCGACTCCACGCCGGGCATGGGCGGTACCGTCACCGTCAAGGCTCCGGCCACGATGCCCTTCACCGTCGCCCATGGCAAGACGCTTACCGACGCGAGCTCGACTGGCAACTCCAGCAACATCACCGTCACCCCCGACTACGACTTCGTCTTCGCGGGTTGGAGCTACGTGGGCGCTGACGGCGTGACCTACACGACGCAGAACCCCGACAGCGTCATCATCAACTGCGACACCACCTTCACCGCGATCTGGGCCCAGACCTTCTTCGTGAGCTATGGTCCCGGCAGCGGCCCCAACAACCATGGTGGCGCCGGCTTCACGAGCACCATCGTGGTCGATGACGAGGTGTCCGGTAACCCCAACGTCAACACCTTCCCGCTCATGATCGGCGGCAACGACCGCACGCAGGACGCTCCCGCGGCTGCCGGCTACCGTTTCGTGGGCTGGACCTGGAACATCAACGGCACTAAGTACTACTGGATTGCCCCGAGTGGCGCCGGTTACGACACCACTGGTCTCGGCACCGCCGGCACCATGGACTTCGAGGTTCGCAGCAACGTCGAGTTCATCGCCATCTGGGAGGCCATGGAGCAGGACCTGATCTTCTCCATCGACAGCCTCGAGGGCACCGGCACCTGGACGCCCACGGGCACCGCTGCCGGCACCACCGGTAACTACATCGTGATGCCCAAGCCGCGCACCGACCAGACCGTGACGCTGCTCACGAGCGCCGACATCACGCTTCCCAACTACTCGCTCGAGGGTTGGAAGATCTGGACCGACACCAACAACGACGGCGTCATCAGCGCCGGTGAGCTTTCCGCGACCGCCTACACCGGTACCTTCAAGATGCCGGCCCATGGCGTCATCTTCGTGCCCGTCTGGAGCTTCGATGGCCTCAAGATCAACTACGCCATCGCCAATCCGGATGGCTCCACCTACGTGCGTGGCACGCTCTCCAACTTCGTCGATCCCATCAACAACGCGTCCATGACCGTTGCCCCGGGCACCGTTGCCACGGCCAAGCCGGGTTACAAGTTCGTGGGTTGGTACCTCGACGCCGACTGCACCATCCCGCTGGGCGTCGACGAGGTCCGCGACTGGGTCAGCAACATCACGCAGGGCACCAGCGTCATCTCCTCCACCCTCAAGCCGCATCGTCCCGATGCCGGCTGGGCGCCCGTGACCTTCTATGCGAAGTTCGCTCCCGCCGCCACCGAGTACACCATTACTTACATGGGCCAGAACATCGACGGCAAGGGTTACAGCAAACTCGACTCCATCAAGTTCTCGGATATCGAGTCCGAGGGTACGGCTGACGTCATGGATTCGAGCAACCCGGCTGCCTCGCACCTGCTCGACACCACGAGCGGCCGTTACTTTGGCTACAAGTTCGTCACCGGCATCACCGGTGAGTTGCTGCGCGCCTTCGTCAAGGCCAACGGCACCACCGAGCTGATCGTCTACTACGACCGCATCCCGTACGACATCACCTACGATCTGGGCACCAACGGCTCCGCCACCGGTACCTGGACTGGCAACGCCGGCCCCTCGCAGGCCTTCGGCACCGTCACCGTCAACGTTCCGGGCGCCACGCTCGCGGGCATGAGCCTGTCTGGCTGGACCGTCACCTGGAACGACCCGACCGACGGCAGCGAGAAGACCGCCACCCTGGGTGCCGACGGTGCACACTTCACCATGCCCTTCGCGCCCGTCAAGGTCACCGCGAACTGGGCCAAGAACATGGAATTCTCCATCCTCGTCTACAAGCTCATCTACGACGAGAACGGCAAGCTTGTCGTGACCACCGAGACCATCCCCACGGGTTGGAACAACAAGTACACGACCATCGAGGGCAGCACCGTCACCATCAAGCCGGGTGCCTCGACCCTCACCATCACGGGTGCCGGCACCCAGACCAGCAGCCTGCCTGGCACGCTGCCGATGCCGAGCTGCCCGGGCTGGGCCTACGTTGCCGGCCTGTGCGATCCGTTTGGCGTGTACAGCACCGCTGGTCTTGGCGCTGACGGCGAGCCCGTTGTCCTCAAGATCTACTACGCGCCCAAGACCGGCTACGTGGTCAACTACGTCGTCGAGGTTGACGGCAAGCAGACCGGCGTCGGCAAGCGCGACGGCGTGTACTGGTACACCAACGACCTGGCCATGGAAGGCTCGCCTGCCGGCATCACCGGTTACGAGCTCGAGGGCTACGGCTGGCAGTACAAGGACGCGGCCGGCAACCTCCATGACATCACCGCTGCCATGACCTATGGCAACATCGTCAAGGGCATCCATGGCGTCGAGCGCGACTCCATCATGAGCATCACGCTGTACGCCAAGCTCAAGGCCCGCAACTACACCGTGATCTGGGGCGACGACACCAATGGCGCCGACGCTAGCTACGTCGAGATCACGAAGAAGAACAACTTCGGCTGGACGAGCAACGTGCCGCTGGACGATCCCGCGACGCTCGCCAAGTACAACAAGCCGGGTTACAAGTGGATGGGCTGGGAGGTCCGTCCCGCCGGCGGCGCCACGCCCACCAAGTACGCTCCGGGCGCGACCGTCGACCTCAAGACGCTGGCCGCCCTCCTGGGCATCAGCGACCGTGACGATGCCTCCTCGGCCAACGCCATCGTGCTCTACGCCGTGTGGGTCAAGTGGGCTCCCGTCACCATCGAGTTCTACACCAACGACGGCGGCGTCGAGAACAAGCTGCCCGACACCGTTCACTTCTCCGAGGCCGACCAGGTCGTCTACGAGGGTGCCCGCTACACCGTGAGCGAGGCCATCGTCAAGGCGCACCGCCCGATGGGCTACACCATCCCGGGCACCATGCCGAGCCTCATCGCCAAGGCCGAGGGCAACATCCTCAAGGTCGTGTACCAGGCCATCAGCGACTTCAAGCTCAACCTCGCCACCAATTATGGTGAGGAGGGCACGCTGGCCCAGATCATCACGGGCCTGACCTGGAACGAGCAGCCGGATGCCAAGGCCACGGCCGAGCCGACCCGCGTTGGCTACAGGCTGCTGGACAAGCCGGCCCGCTGGAACACCAAGGCTGACGGCTCCGGCCACAGCTTCGACGCTGACGCCACCTACGCTCAGATCGCCGCGTGGATCTTTGGCGAGGGCATCGACGACATGACCGTGCTGGAGCAGGGCCTCACGCTCTACGCCCAGTGGGTGCTCGCCAACGACTTCGAGGTCATCTACGACCTGAACAACGACCCCGAGAAGAACGGCAACGTTCTGACCGTGGTGCCCGACAACCGCACTCCGATCGACGTCGAGAACCTCAACATGCACGGCGTCGGCTGGACCGAGGGCGGCTTCGACAAGAGCAACGACGACGAGCTCGACGCTGCTCCCAATGGCTACGAGTTTGCCGGCTGGAACACCAAGGCCGACGGCACGGGCCTGCAGATTGACAACACCATGACCTACAAGCAGATCTCCGACTACCTCGACCCGAAGCACGAGCAGAAGACCATCACGCTCTATGCTCAGTGGAAGGAACTCGAGATCGAGATCACCTACACCGTCTCCAACGAGGAGCATGGCAGCATCGACCGCTTCGTCGACAAGGTGAGCGCCGTCACGCTGCAGCCCGTGGGCGAGGGTTCCTCGGCTGGCACGCAGCTGCACTCCGTGGCTACCGCCAAGCCTGGCTACCACTTCGTCGAGTGGGTCCTCGTGACGCCCGAGATGCAGGCGCAGATGATGGCGATGGCCAACAACACCTACGCCAACGTCCTCAAGATGCTGCGCGATGACAAGAGCGAGCTGTCCATCGACAAGCACGCCAACGACGGCCGCCTCTACGCCGCGACCTACATGGCCCGCTTCGAGCGAAACGCTGACGCGAGTGTCATCTACGACGCCAACGGTGGCTACGGTTCCATCGATCCGTTCTCGACTGCCCACGGCCTGAGCTTCGCCCTGGACGGTGGCAGCAACTTCGGCATGAACCACCACACGCTCAAGGGCTGGAACACCAAGGCCGATGGTACGGGCACGCACTACGAGCTCGGCCAGAGCGGTCTGGTAATGCCCGAGGAGGGCATGAAGCTCTACGCCGAGTGGGGCATCAACTCCTACGGCGTCAACGTCCTGCCTCCCAAGGATGGCGGCTCGGTCAACGTCAGCGGCACCGATGTGGTCTGGGGCGAGAAGATCCCGCAGTCCTTCATCGATGGCCTGAACCCCTGGGCTGACTGGGGCCACAGCTTCTCCGGCTGGGAGTACACGATGACCAACGCCGACACGGGTGAGGTCACCACGGGCTTCGTCAATGACCTGAGCGAGCTCACGGTACTTGGCCAGCTCGAGATCAGGCCGGTCTTCGAGGGCAGCTACGTGGTCGATGGTCCGCCGCGCACCGGTGACGAG